A stretch of Methylogaea oryzae DNA encodes these proteins:
- the rlmKL gene encoding bifunctional 23S rRNA (guanine(2069)-N(7))-methyltransferase RlmK/23S rRNA (guanine(2445)-N(2))-methyltransferase RlmL, translated as MLECYASCPSALEGLLEKELRSFGASECRVDHRGVWFKGGQEVAYRACLWSRLASRVVVLIADIPAQNEAELYNGVLDTAWEQHMDVAGTFAVDLSGSSAGLNHSRFAALRVKDAIADRFRRQGGLRPSVDTERPDVMVSAHLHKGRAWLGIDLAGAGLHRRGYREDGGAAPLKENVAAAVLMWAGWPQVAADGGAFVDPMCGSGTLVIEAALMAADIAPGLLRDYFGLLGWRRHDVALWARLRTEAEERRRAGLERMPGIYGYDQERRAVAAASANVQRAGVAKYVHIERRAMADSRRQGDYGLVALNPPYGERLGAEDDLAALYEQLGAVMRGQFEGWRGAVMTGDAELGFRLGIRSEKPRTLFNGPIECRLLTFAIAPERYFTPRDAASDTPARRAVADALRRARQRRESGSTAAEGFANRLRKNLKHLGRWARQSDILCYRVYDADLPEYAVAVDLYQGEDTRWAHVQEYAAPKDIDPAKADERLGDALAAVSEVLEIPADRLYLKVRQKQKGAEQYDKLADSGRFHEVREGPCRLWVNFEDYLDTGLFLDHRITRHMLGELAGGKRFLNLFCYTGSATVHAALGGAIHTTSVDMSRTYLDWAGRNLALNGLVGYQHELVQADCLAWLDQAARAGGAGYDLIFVDPPTFSNSKRMEGVFDVQRDHGVLIDGAMRLLTPGGLLVFSTNRRKFLLDERLSDQYRVEDITRQTIPMDFQRNPRIHVCWKIRR; from the coding sequence ATGCTTGAGTGTTACGCGTCCTGCCCGTCCGCTTTGGAAGGACTGCTGGAGAAGGAGCTCCGCTCGTTCGGCGCGTCGGAATGCCGCGTCGACCATCGCGGCGTCTGGTTCAAGGGCGGGCAGGAAGTGGCGTATCGGGCTTGCCTGTGGTCGCGTTTGGCCAGCCGCGTGGTGGTGCTCATCGCCGACATCCCGGCGCAGAACGAAGCGGAACTCTATAACGGGGTGCTGGATACCGCTTGGGAGCAGCACATGGATGTGGCGGGCACTTTCGCCGTGGATCTGAGCGGCTCCAGCGCGGGCTTGAATCACAGCCGCTTCGCCGCGTTGCGGGTGAAGGACGCCATCGCCGACCGGTTTCGCCGCCAGGGCGGCCTGCGGCCCAGCGTGGATACCGAACGGCCGGACGTCATGGTGTCCGCCCATTTGCATAAAGGCCGGGCCTGGCTGGGCATCGACCTGGCCGGCGCCGGTCTGCACCGGCGCGGCTACCGCGAAGACGGCGGCGCCGCGCCGCTCAAGGAAAACGTCGCGGCAGCCGTGCTGATGTGGGCCGGTTGGCCGCAGGTGGCGGCGGATGGCGGTGCGTTCGTCGATCCCATGTGCGGCTCCGGCACCTTGGTGATCGAAGCGGCGCTGATGGCCGCCGACATTGCGCCCGGCTTGCTGCGCGACTATTTCGGTTTGCTTGGATGGCGCCGGCACGATGTCGCGTTGTGGGCTCGCCTGCGCACCGAGGCGGAAGAGCGCCGGCGCGCAGGCTTGGAGCGCATGCCCGGCATTTACGGCTACGACCAGGAGCGGCGGGCGGTCGCCGCCGCCAGCGCCAACGTCCAGCGGGCGGGTGTGGCGAAATACGTGCATATCGAGCGGCGAGCCATGGCCGATTCCCGTCGCCAGGGCGATTACGGCTTGGTCGCATTGAATCCGCCTTACGGCGAACGCTTGGGCGCCGAGGACGACCTGGCGGCGCTGTACGAGCAATTGGGCGCGGTGATGCGGGGCCAGTTCGAGGGGTGGCGCGGCGCGGTCATGACCGGCGATGCCGAGCTGGGGTTCCGGCTGGGGATTCGTTCCGAGAAGCCCCGCACCTTATTCAACGGGCCCATCGAATGCCGCTTGCTGACTTTCGCCATCGCGCCCGAGCGTTATTTCACGCCGCGCGACGCCGCCTCGGATACGCCGGCGCGGCGGGCCGTGGCCGACGCCTTGCGCCGGGCGCGTCAGCGCCGTGAGAGCGGCTCCACGGCGGCGGAGGGTTTCGCCAACCGCTTGCGCAAGAACCTCAAACATCTGGGGCGTTGGGCACGCCAGTCCGACATCCTGTGCTACCGCGTATACGACGCCGATTTGCCCGAATATGCCGTCGCCGTCGATTTGTACCAGGGCGAGGATACCCGCTGGGCGCACGTGCAGGAATACGCCGCGCCCAAGGACATCGACCCGGCCAAGGCGGACGAGCGTTTGGGCGACGCCCTGGCGGCCGTGTCCGAGGTGTTGGAAATACCGGCGGACCGGCTTTATCTCAAGGTGAGGCAAAAGCAGAAAGGCGCCGAGCAATACGATAAGCTGGCCGACAGCGGGCGTTTCCACGAGGTGCGGGAAGGCCCTTGCCGTCTGTGGGTGAACTTCGAGGACTATCTGGATACCGGCCTGTTCCTGGATCATCGCATCACCCGCCACATGCTGGGCGAGTTGGCCGGCGGCAAGCGCTTTCTGAATTTGTTCTGCTACACCGGCAGCGCCACGGTGCATGCGGCGCTGGGCGGCGCCATTCATACCACTTCGGTGGACATGTCGCGCACTTATCTGGATTGGGCCGGCCGCAATCTGGCGTTGAACGGTCTGGTCGGTTATCAGCACGAACTGGTGCAGGCGGATTGCTTGGCCTGGCTGGATCAGGCGGCTCGCGCCGGCGGCGCCGGCTACGACTTGATTTTCGTCGACCCGCCGACCTTCTCCAATTCCAAGCGGATGGAAGGCGTATTCGACGTGCAGCGCGACCATGGGGTGCTCATCGACGGCGCCATGCGCTTGCTGACGCCGGGGGGGCTATTGGTGTTTTCCACCAATCGGCGCAAGTTCCTGTTGGATGAGCGCTTGTCGGACCAATACCGCGTGGAGGACATCACCCGCCAAACCATTCCCATGGATTTCCAGCGCAATCCGCGCATACATGTGTGCTGGAAAATCCGCCGCTGA
- the fae gene encoding formaldehyde-activating enzyme, whose protein sequence is MGKVNKLLVGEALCGGGNEIAHIDLILGPRGSAAESAFANCVTNNKDGFSSLLAVVAPNLMCKPNTVMFNKVTIKNGKQAVQMFGPAQRGVAMAVMDCVEDGTIPADEADDLFICVGVFIHWLAEDDAKIQDYNYEATKLAIKRAVAGEPKAADVVAQKGSVEHPFAAHK, encoded by the coding sequence ATGGGTAAAGTGAACAAACTGTTGGTCGGTGAAGCACTGTGCGGCGGCGGCAACGAAATCGCCCACATCGACCTGATCCTGGGGCCGCGCGGCAGCGCCGCTGAAAGCGCCTTCGCCAACTGCGTCACCAACAATAAGGACGGCTTCTCGTCCCTGCTGGCCGTGGTAGCTCCGAACCTGATGTGCAAGCCGAACACCGTGATGTTCAACAAAGTGACCATCAAGAACGGCAAGCAAGCCGTCCAGATGTTCGGACCGGCGCAGCGCGGCGTGGCTATGGCAGTGATGGATTGCGTGGAAGACGGCACCATCCCGGCCGACGAAGCCGACGATTTGTTCATCTGCGTGGGCGTGTTCATCCACTGGTTGGCCGAAGACGACGCTAAGATCCAGGACTACAACTACGAAGCCACCAAGCTGGCCATCAAGCGCGCCGTAGCCGGCGAGCCGAAGGCAGCCGACGTAGTGGCTCAGAAGGGTTCGGTAGAACATCCGTTCGCCGCCCACAAGTAA
- a CDS encoding triphosphoribosyl-dephospho-CoA synthase, with amino-acid sequence MSRRDLRQAVQQAYLEACELELQAFKPGNVSVYSEGHGMTVEHFRRSAAASAAPLADPSLSLGEKIREATRATWAVVDCNTNLGILLLCAPLIQAVQQPRGADLRQSLSVVLQNTTREDAEAVYEAIRLASPGGLGEAPQQDVRDAPQVTLLEAMALAAQRDRIAYQYVNGYPDIFDFAIPRYHTSRRPGKDEAWLAVDIFAGLLRRIPDSHIERKYGDRYSRMVAERMALVEESLSKDGPDRCLELLREVDAEFKAVGVNPGTTADLTVAGLLAVRLCALFDNYN; translated from the coding sequence GTGAGCCGGCGGGATTTGCGCCAGGCGGTGCAGCAGGCCTATCTCGAAGCCTGCGAGCTGGAGCTGCAGGCCTTCAAGCCGGGCAACGTGAGCGTGTATTCCGAAGGCCACGGCATGACGGTGGAGCATTTCCGCCGCAGCGCCGCCGCCAGTGCTGCTCCCCTCGCAGATCCTTCGCTGTCCCTGGGGGAGAAAATACGGGAGGCCACTCGAGCCACTTGGGCGGTGGTGGATTGCAACACGAACCTGGGCATCTTGCTGCTATGCGCCCCCTTGATCCAAGCGGTCCAGCAGCCGCGTGGCGCCGACCTGCGCCAGTCCCTGTCCGTGGTGTTGCAAAACACCACGCGGGAAGACGCCGAGGCGGTATACGAGGCCATCCGTTTAGCCTCGCCGGGCGGCTTGGGCGAAGCCCCCCAGCAGGATGTGCGCGACGCGCCGCAAGTGACCTTGCTGGAGGCCATGGCCCTGGCGGCGCAGCGGGACCGCATCGCCTATCAGTACGTCAACGGCTACCCAGATATTTTTGACTTTGCCATACCCAGGTATCATACTTCGCGGCGGCCAGGCAAGGACGAGGCATGGCTTGCCGTGGATATCTTCGCCGGATTGTTACGGCGGATTCCCGACAGCCATATCGAGCGCAAGTATGGTGATCGTTATTCCAGGATGGTGGCGGAGCGGATGGCTCTTGTCGAAGAGAGTTTGTCCAAAGACGGGCCTGACCGTTGTTTGGAGCTACTGCGGGAAGTGGATGCCGAATTCAAGGCCGTGGGGGTGAATCCGGGCACAACGGCCGATTTAACGGTAGCGGGCCTATTGGCCGTGCGCTTATGCGCGCTGTTCGATAACTATAATTAA
- a CDS encoding ATP-grasp domain-containing protein — MARFAIVTDDPGWHGAQLKRALAGRGHVGEFVSLTACRLNLESEHCLPVVVSGFEGRLPDGVFVRGVPGGTLEEVIFYLNVLHGLRELGVKVYNDARAVERTVDKGMTSFLLRRAGVPTPPTWVLRDREHALAVVEKELRAGNQLVTKPLFGSQGEGLQRLESLDDLFNLAASNGVYYLQRFVDCGDEAYHDWRVFVIRGRAVAAMRRYGQTWLNNVAQGGRCEAAALDGRLRDLAEAAVAALDMDYAGVDVIRDANGGFSVIEVNSVPAWKGLQSVCEINVAEALAEDFLVRCDLPVLDEAAS; from the coding sequence ATGGCCCGCTTCGCCATCGTCACCGACGATCCCGGTTGGCACGGCGCGCAACTGAAGCGCGCTTTGGCCGGCCGGGGCCATGTCGGGGAGTTCGTTTCCCTCACCGCCTGCCGCCTGAATCTGGAAAGCGAGCATTGTTTGCCGGTCGTCGTTTCCGGTTTCGAGGGACGCTTGCCGGACGGCGTGTTCGTGCGCGGCGTGCCCGGCGGCACGCTGGAAGAGGTCATCTTTTACCTCAACGTATTGCACGGGCTGCGCGAACTGGGCGTCAAGGTCTACAACGACGCCCGCGCGGTGGAGCGCACGGTGGACAAGGGCATGACCAGTTTCCTGCTGCGCCGCGCCGGTGTGCCGACCCCGCCCACCTGGGTGCTGCGCGACCGCGAACACGCGCTGGCGGTGGTGGAAAAGGAGCTGCGCGCCGGTAACCAGTTGGTGACCAAACCCTTGTTCGGTTCCCAGGGCGAAGGCTTGCAACGCCTGGAAAGCCTCGACGATTTGTTCAATCTGGCGGCCAGCAACGGCGTTTATTACCTGCAACGCTTCGTCGACTGCGGCGACGAGGCCTATCACGACTGGCGCGTCTTCGTCATACGCGGCCGCGCGGTGGCTGCCATGCGCCGTTACGGCCAAACCTGGCTCAACAACGTGGCCCAGGGGGGGCGCTGCGAGGCGGCGGCGTTGGACGGCCGGTTGCGCGACCTGGCCGAGGCGGCGGTGGCGGCGCTGGACATGGATTATGCCGGGGTGGACGTGATCCGCGACGCCAACGGCGGCTTCAGCGTCATCGAAGTCAACAGCGTGCCGGCCTGGAAAGGCTTGCAGAGCGTGTGCGAGATCAACGTGGCCGAAGCGCTGGCGGAGGATTTCCTGGTTCGCTGCGATTTGCCGGTGCTCGACGAGGCCGCGTCGTGA
- the mch gene encoding methenyltetrahydromethanopterin cyclohydrolase, with amino-acid sequence MSQHKISVNAAVRPLVRTLVEQADKLRVKVGKLPNGATVVDAGIEAPGGLEAGRIIGEICMGGLGTVSLSFGTNSARWPYQVNVHSTNPVISCLGSQYAGWSLSHGEGKGAFYALGSGPARAMAVKVKDGVETSVEELYKELDYRDRCDETAIVLEVDRMPPVELVDKVAKACQLDPSKVTVILTPTSSLAGGVQVVSRVLEVALHKAHSLHFPLENIIDGCGSAPVPPPHPNFVKAMGRTNDAILFAGQVHLFVKGSSEQAKMLANELPSSTSRDYGKPFAEVFKEYNYDFFKVDAMLFSPARVTVTAVDSGLSFHAGQLDETLLERSFGE; translated from the coding sequence ATGAGTCAGCATAAGATCAGTGTGAACGCCGCCGTGCGGCCTTTGGTGCGTACTTTGGTGGAGCAGGCGGACAAGCTGCGCGTCAAGGTGGGCAAGTTGCCCAACGGCGCCACCGTGGTGGACGCCGGCATCGAGGCGCCGGGCGGCCTGGAGGCCGGCCGCATCATCGGCGAAATCTGCATGGGCGGCCTGGGCACGGTCAGCCTGTCTTTCGGCACCAACTCCGCCCGCTGGCCTTATCAGGTGAACGTGCACAGCACCAACCCGGTCATCAGCTGCCTGGGCTCCCAATACGCCGGCTGGAGCCTGTCCCACGGCGAAGGCAAGGGCGCGTTCTACGCCCTGGGTTCCGGCCCCGCCCGCGCCATGGCCGTCAAAGTGAAGGACGGCGTGGAAACCTCGGTGGAAGAGCTCTACAAGGAGTTGGACTACCGCGACCGATGCGACGAAACGGCCATCGTGCTGGAAGTGGACCGGATGCCGCCGGTGGAACTGGTGGACAAGGTGGCCAAGGCTTGCCAGCTGGACCCGTCCAAGGTGACGGTGATCTTGACGCCCACCAGCAGCCTGGCCGGCGGCGTGCAGGTGGTGTCGCGGGTGCTGGAGGTCGCGTTGCACAAGGCCCACAGCCTGCATTTCCCGCTGGAAAACATCATCGACGGCTGCGGCAGCGCGCCGGTGCCGCCGCCTCATCCCAATTTCGTCAAGGCCATGGGCCGCACCAACGACGCCATCCTGTTCGCCGGCCAGGTGCATTTGTTCGTCAAGGGCAGCTCCGAGCAGGCCAAGATGCTGGCCAACGAACTGCCCAGCTCCACTTCCCGCGACTACGGCAAGCCTTTCGCCGAAGTGTTCAAAGAGTACAACTACGACTTCTTCAAAGTGGACGCCATGCTGTTCAGCCCGGCGCGGGTCACCGTGACGGCGGTGGACAGCGGTCTGAGCTTCCACGCCGGCCAGTTGGACGAAACGTTGCTGGAGCGGTCCTTCGGGGAGTAA
- a CDS encoding ATP-grasp domain-containing protein — translation MPEHGASVVILAQSGRMLAQSAARAGWRTRVLDLYGDEDTRACSERCALVDDGGGFDHGRVLDELRRAAAEGARGLVYGSGLECAPDWLDEIAGLLPVWGNSPDVLRWLKSPPRFFALLDELGIPYPESCFQPPDCPDGWLLKPGCGEGGKGVAFCAASAVQDGAYYQRHIAGTPMSALFLADGNHVRLVGFNALWTTGAAGQPFGFAGASNRPDLPPVWRGRVADWTGRLARRVGLKGLGSLDFVYDGDRCWALEVNPRPSATLALYDADFPDGLLAAHVRACGGALPESVPLSMARAMRIVYAPRRLKVPAGVVWPSWCADLPAAESEIAAGEPLCSVAVEGGVQDLPRLSRERERMALELCRPL, via the coding sequence ATGCCTGAGCACGGCGCCTCGGTCGTTATTCTCGCCCAATCCGGCCGTATGCTGGCCCAGTCGGCGGCGCGGGCCGGTTGGCGGACCCGGGTGCTGGATTTATACGGCGACGAGGACACCCGCGCTTGCAGCGAGCGCTGCGCCCTGGTGGACGACGGGGGCGGTTTCGACCATGGGCGAGTGCTGGACGAGCTGCGGCGGGCGGCGGCGGAGGGTGCTCGGGGCCTGGTCTACGGCAGCGGCTTGGAGTGCGCGCCGGATTGGTTGGACGAAATCGCCGGTCTGCTGCCGGTGTGGGGCAACAGCCCCGATGTGTTGCGTTGGCTCAAGTCGCCGCCGCGATTTTTCGCCCTGCTGGACGAGTTGGGCATTCCCTACCCGGAAAGCTGTTTTCAGCCGCCGGATTGCCCGGACGGCTGGCTGCTCAAGCCCGGTTGCGGGGAGGGCGGCAAGGGTGTAGCCTTTTGCGCCGCCTCGGCTGTACAGGATGGGGCGTATTATCAGCGCCATATTGCCGGCACGCCCATGTCGGCTTTATTTTTGGCCGACGGAAACCATGTTCGGTTGGTCGGTTTCAACGCGTTGTGGACCACGGGCGCAGCCGGCCAGCCGTTCGGTTTTGCCGGGGCGAGCAACCGGCCGGATTTGCCGCCGGTCTGGCGCGGCCGGGTGGCGGATTGGACGGGGCGGCTGGCGCGTCGCGTGGGGCTCAAGGGGTTGGGCAGCCTGGATTTCGTCTACGACGGCGATCGGTGTTGGGCGCTGGAGGTCAATCCCCGGCCTAGCGCGACGCTGGCCTTGTACGACGCGGATTTTCCCGACGGTTTGCTGGCCGCCCATGTGCGCGCCTGCGGCGGTGCGTTGCCGGAGAGCGTGCCGCTGTCGATGGCGCGCGCCATGCGCATCGTCTATGCGCCGCGCCGCTTGAAGGTACCGGCCGGCGTGGTGTGGCCGTCCTGGTGCGCCGATTTGCCGGCGGCGGAAAGCGAGATTGCGGCGGGAGAGCCGCTATGCAGCGTCGCCGTGGAAGGCGGCGTACAGGATTTGCCGCGTTTGTCGCGGGAGCGGGAACGGATGGCCTTGGAACTGTGCCGGCCTCTGTGA
- a CDS encoding Uma2 family endonuclease, with protein MSRPAERTATYEDLCQVPDHLLAQIIHGQLITLPRPAPKHARASSMVGGKLVPAYDEGRGGPGGWWILDEPELHLGLHVLVPDLAGWRRERLPALPDTSYFDLAPDWVCEVLSPSTARMDRADKLPIYAAHGVGHAWLIDPDAQTLEVFALVDGRWRLECVHQKDDEVRAPPFEALGFGLGALWG; from the coding sequence ATGTCCCGCCCCGCCGAGCGCACCGCCACTTACGAAGACTTATGCCAGGTGCCGGATCATCTGCTGGCGCAGATCATCCACGGCCAGTTGATTACCCTGCCCAGGCCAGCTCCCAAACACGCGCGGGCTTCGTCCATGGTCGGCGGCAAACTGGTGCCCGCATACGACGAAGGTCGTGGCGGCCCCGGCGGCTGGTGGATACTGGACGAACCTGAACTGCACCTGGGCTTGCACGTCCTGGTGCCCGACCTGGCCGGCTGGCGGCGGGAACGGCTGCCGGCCTTGCCGGACACGTCTTATTTCGACCTGGCGCCCGATTGGGTGTGTGAGGTGCTTTCCCCCTCCACTGCCCGCATGGATCGCGCCGACAAACTGCCCATCTATGCCGCCCATGGTGTCGGCCACGCCTGGCTCATCGACCCGGATGCGCAAACCCTGGAAGTGTTTGCCCTGGTCGACGGGCGCTGGCGGTTGGAATGCGTTCACCAGAAAGACGACGAAGTCCGCGCGCCGCCGTTCGAGGCGCTGGGGTTTGGCTTGGGGGCGCTGTGGGGGTGA
- a CDS encoding SLC26A/SulP transporter family protein, protein MPLPKLDNPAGDFWGGLAAMLVALPSAVAFGVTIYTPLGASHAAQGALGGILGVMALGLVAPALGGTNRLISAPCAPAAAVLSAFILEFLNGGGGLEPALLLLSMLGLLAGLLQIAFGLVRLGRLIEYMPYPVVSGYLSGVGLYIIGGQVPKFLGVPKDMHFWQALATPAAWQWQGMAVGAATIVVMLGAPRLTKRVPAAILGLLAGVITYFGLAQADPALLSLAGNALVVGPLSGGSGGGFTEAIAGRWQAMGGLGLEPLKQIAVPALTLAVLLSIDTLKTCVVLDALTRSRHNSNRELIGQGLGNIASALIGGIPGSGTMGATLVNISSGAASRLSGVVEGVLALLAFLALGSLIAWVPVAALAAILMVIGVRMIDKHSFHFLKQRSTVLDFAVIAAVVGTALTVSLIAASGVGIVLAVLLFIREQIGGAVVRRKTFGHQMFSKRVRTQEEMQILTERGDQAAILELQGSLFFGTANQLYVALEPELKSRAYVILDMRRVQTVDVTAAHMLEQVEDMLAERGGYLIFSQIPSHLPSGKDIQQYFDQVGLVRPESSVRVFGELDEALEWVEDRIIAEAALNLSEETPLSLRDIELFQGRKEETLADLERCMAQRSYKAGERVFARGDAGDEIYLIRRGAVRILLPIDDKQSHHLGTFGRGAFFGEMAFLDGDPRSADAVAFSDVECYVLSRQTFDAFADGHKRAALALMEGLASVLSSRLRYTNAELRVLES, encoded by the coding sequence ATGCCTTTGCCCAAACTCGACAATCCCGCCGGCGATTTCTGGGGCGGACTGGCCGCGATGCTGGTGGCGCTGCCTTCGGCCGTGGCTTTCGGCGTGACCATCTATACCCCCTTGGGTGCGTCCCACGCCGCCCAAGGCGCATTGGGCGGCATCCTTGGCGTGATGGCTTTGGGCTTGGTGGCGCCGGCCCTGGGCGGCACCAACCGGCTCATAAGTGCCCCCTGCGCGCCGGCGGCCGCGGTGTTGTCGGCGTTTATCCTGGAGTTCTTGAACGGCGGCGGCGGCTTGGAGCCGGCGCTGCTTCTGCTGTCGATGCTGGGGCTGTTGGCCGGTCTGTTGCAGATTGCGTTCGGTCTGGTGCGTTTGGGACGCTTGATCGAATACATGCCTTATCCGGTGGTGAGCGGCTATTTGTCCGGGGTGGGCCTCTACATCATCGGAGGCCAGGTACCCAAGTTTCTCGGCGTGCCGAAAGACATGCATTTCTGGCAGGCGCTCGCCACGCCGGCGGCTTGGCAGTGGCAGGGCATGGCCGTGGGCGCCGCCACTATCGTCGTGATGCTCGGCGCGCCGCGCCTGACCAAGCGCGTTCCGGCCGCCATTTTAGGGCTGCTGGCGGGGGTGATCACGTATTTCGGCTTGGCCCAGGCCGATCCGGCGCTGCTGTCTCTGGCCGGCAACGCCCTGGTGGTGGGGCCTTTGAGCGGCGGCAGCGGCGGCGGCTTTACCGAGGCCATCGCCGGCCGGTGGCAGGCTATGGGCGGGTTGGGGCTGGAGCCGCTCAAGCAAATCGCGGTGCCGGCCCTTACCTTGGCCGTGCTGTTGTCCATCGACACGCTGAAAACCTGCGTGGTGCTGGACGCCCTGACCCGCTCGCGCCACAACTCCAACCGCGAACTGATCGGCCAAGGCCTGGGCAACATCGCTTCGGCGCTGATCGGCGGCATTCCCGGTTCCGGCACCATGGGGGCGACCCTGGTCAATATTTCCAGCGGGGCGGCCAGTCGCCTGTCCGGCGTGGTCGAAGGCGTGTTGGCGCTGCTGGCCTTCTTGGCGCTGGGGTCGTTGATCGCTTGGGTGCCGGTGGCGGCGCTGGCGGCGATTTTGATGGTCATCGGCGTGCGCATGATCGACAAGCACAGCTTCCACTTCCTTAAACAGCGTTCCACGGTGCTGGATTTCGCCGTCATCGCCGCCGTGGTGGGCACCGCGTTGACGGTGAGCTTGATCGCCGCGTCCGGCGTCGGCATTGTGTTGGCGGTGCTGTTGTTCATCCGCGAGCAGATCGGCGGCGCCGTGGTGCGGCGCAAGACTTTCGGCCACCAGATGTTTTCCAAGCGCGTGCGCACCCAGGAGGAGATGCAAATCCTCACCGAGCGCGGCGACCAGGCGGCCATCCTGGAGTTGCAGGGCAGCCTGTTTTTCGGCACGGCCAACCAGCTCTACGTCGCCCTGGAGCCGGAGCTCAAAAGCCGCGCCTACGTCATTTTGGACATGCGCCGCGTGCAAACCGTGGACGTCACCGCCGCCCATATGCTGGAACAAGTGGAAGACATGTTGGCCGAGCGAGGCGGGTACCTGATTTTCAGCCAAATTCCCAGTCATCTGCCCAGCGGCAAGGACATCCAGCAATATTTCGACCAGGTCGGCTTGGTGCGTCCGGAAAGCTCGGTGCGCGTGTTCGGGGAGCTGGACGAGGCGCTGGAGTGGGTGGAAGACCGTATCATCGCCGAGGCGGCTTTGAATTTATCGGAAGAGACGCCCCTGTCGTTGCGGGACATCGAGTTGTTTCAGGGGCGCAAGGAGGAAACCTTGGCCGACTTGGAGCGCTGCATGGCGCAGCGTTCATACAAGGCCGGCGAGCGGGTGTTCGCGCGGGGCGACGCCGGCGACGAAATATACCTGATCCGGCGCGGCGCGGTACGCATTCTGCTGCCCATCGACGACAAGCAAAGCCATCATTTGGGGACCTTCGGCCGCGGCGCGTTTTTCGGCGAAATGGCTTTTCTCGACGGGGACCCGCGTTCCGCCGATGCCGTCGCATTCAGCGACGTGGAGTGTTACGTGCTGTCGCGCCAAACGTTCGACGCGTTCGCCGACGGCCATAAGCGCGCCGCGCTGGCGTTGATGGAAGGCCTCGCCAGCGTGTTGTCCAGCCGCTTGCGCTACACCAACGCGGAATTGCGCGTGCTGGAGTCTTGA
- a CDS encoding beta-ribofuranosylaminobenzene 5'-phosphate synthase family protein, translating into MGLQCPPLPPPGGFFICREAMASDISLRHSDLPRRVVVTAPARLHMGFIDLDGSLGRRFGSVGAPLNEIATVVAVQPAESLQAQGPDCERAALYAEQLCAALRVPSRFRLVVEQAVPGHAGLGSGTQLALAVAAAVDGLYGLGLSVADMVRLTGRGARSGIGIAAFQQGGFIVDGGRGADTLIPPVIARLPMPADWRFILAFDESGVGLHGASEKAAFKALPPFPSTASAHLCHLLMMRGLPALVENDITAFGSVIAELQRTVGDHFAPAQGGRYTSPAVAEVMAWLESQGAVGMGQSSWGPTGFCLADGPGPARALLEGAQQRFAGRPGLRLMLASCRNRGAEVVVDRCVGTDALAV; encoded by the coding sequence ATGGGGCTACAATGCCCGCCGTTGCCGCCGCCGGGCGGATTTTTTATTTGCCGGGAAGCCATGGCCAGCGATATTTCACTCCGTCACAGCGATCTCCCACGACGCGTGGTCGTCACCGCGCCGGCGCGGCTGCACATGGGGTTTATCGACCTGGACGGCTCGCTCGGCCGGCGTTTCGGCAGCGTCGGCGCGCCGTTGAACGAAATCGCCACGGTGGTGGCGGTCCAGCCGGCGGAGTCCTTGCAGGCGCAAGGGCCGGATTGCGAGCGGGCCGCGCTGTATGCGGAGCAGCTCTGCGCCGCTTTGCGGGTTCCCAGCCGCTTTCGCCTCGTCGTGGAGCAGGCGGTTCCCGGCCACGCCGGGCTGGGTTCGGGCACGCAGTTGGCGCTGGCGGTGGCCGCGGCGGTGGACGGCTTGTACGGCCTGGGGTTGAGCGTGGCCGACATGGTGCGCCTCACCGGCCGCGGCGCCCGTTCCGGCATCGGCATCGCGGCTTTCCAGCAGGGCGGCTTCATTGTCGACGGCGGGCGCGGGGCGGACACGCTGATTCCGCCGGTGATCGCGCGGTTGCCCATGCCGGCCGACTGGCGTTTTATTTTGGCTTTCGACGAAAGCGGCGTGGGCTTGCACGGCGCTTCCGAGAAAGCGGCTTTCAAAGCGCTGCCTCCCTTTCCCTCGACCGCCTCGGCGCATTTGTGCCATTTGTTGATGATGCGCGGTCTGCCCGCCCTGGTGGAAAACGATATAACGGCCTTCGGTTCGGTCATCGCCGAGTTGCAGCGCACCGTCGGCGACCATTTCGCGCCGGCCCAGGGCGGACGCTACACCAGCCCGGCGGTGGCCGAGGTCATGGCCTGGCTGGAGTCCCAAGGCGCCGTGGGCATGGGACAGAGCTCCTGGGGGCCGACCGGTTTCTGCTTGGCGGATGGTCCCGGTCCGGCGCGCGCCCTGCTGGAAGGGGCGCAACAGCGTTTTGCCGGCCGGCCCGGGCTGCGGCTGATGCTGGCCTCCTGCCGCAATCGCGGAGCGGAGGTGGTGGTCGACCGCTGCGTTGGGACCGACGCGCTGGCGGTTTGA